In Pseudoalteromonas sp. MM1, a single window of DNA contains:
- a CDS encoding GNAT family N-acetyltransferase yields the protein MNANTKKYTISTDKNKLNFNVIYNFIANSYWAKGIPKSVMQKAIDNSMCFGVYSAQNEQIGFARVVTDNATFAYLADVFIIPDLQGNGLSKLLVKTIVEHPELQGLRRFLLATADAHGLYTQYGFKPIDNPALLMQINPENVYSKK from the coding sequence ATGAATGCCAATACGAAAAAATACACAATAAGCACAGACAAAAACAAACTTAACTTTAACGTTATTTATAACTTTATTGCTAATAGCTATTGGGCTAAAGGAATACCCAAAAGTGTGATGCAAAAAGCAATTGATAACTCAATGTGCTTTGGTGTTTATAGTGCCCAAAACGAGCAAATAGGTTTTGCCCGTGTAGTAACCGACAACGCCACCTTTGCCTATTTAGCCGATGTATTTATTATCCCAGATTTGCAAGGTAATGGCTTGAGCAAGTTACTGGTTAAAACGATAGTAGAGCACCCTGAGCTGCAAGGGCTCAGGCGCTTTTTATTAGCCACTGCTGATGCCCATGGCCTTTATACGCAATACGGGTTTAAACCGATAGATAATCCAGCACTGCTAATGCAAATAAATCCTGAGAATGTGTATAGTAAAAAATAA
- a CDS encoding SDR family oxidoreductase, with the protein MDYKNKTVWITGASSGIGKELATQFAQLGANVILSARSVDKLNELKQSLHGDGHIVLPLDLSAPEAVLAQVTDLISTLPAIDILINNGGVSQRSLFLENDFNVYRQLMEVNYFGLIALTKAVAPSMVARRSGSIVSISSVAGKVGSKFRTGYSGSKYAVVGFMDCLRAELAEYNIHCLTICPGSIKTAIAHNSLNEQGIAQNKPEHSIENGMDVSVAAKKMILAIGNKKDEVIVGKGLSGWAPTIKRFFPRLFNRLTARTNYR; encoded by the coding sequence ATGGACTATAAAAATAAAACCGTATGGATCACAGGTGCATCATCAGGTATTGGCAAAGAGCTCGCAACTCAGTTTGCCCAGCTTGGGGCTAACGTTATTTTATCCGCCAGAAGTGTTGATAAACTTAACGAACTAAAGCAAAGCTTACATGGCGATGGCCACATTGTACTGCCACTTGATTTGTCAGCGCCTGAAGCTGTATTGGCTCAGGTTACTGATTTAATAAGTACATTACCTGCAATCGATATTTTAATTAATAACGGCGGGGTGTCGCAGCGCAGCCTATTTTTAGAAAACGACTTTAATGTTTATCGCCAATTAATGGAAGTTAACTACTTTGGCCTAATAGCACTGACCAAAGCGGTAGCGCCTAGTATGGTAGCAAGGCGCAGCGGCTCTATTGTTTCTATTAGTAGCGTTGCGGGTAAAGTAGGCTCTAAATTTAGAACGGGCTACTCAGGCTCTAAATACGCGGTAGTAGGTTTTATGGATTGTCTGCGTGCAGAGCTTGCAGAGTATAACATTCATTGCTTAACCATTTGCCCCGGCTCTATTAAAACCGCCATTGCACATAATTCGTTAAATGAGCAAGGCATAGCGCAAAATAAGCCAGAGCACTCAATAGAAAATGGCATGGATGTAAGCGTAGCCGCTAAAAAAATGATCCTCGCAATTGGTAATAAAAAAGACGAAGTGATTGTTGGCAAAGGCTTAAGTGGCTGGGCACCAACCATTAAACGGTTTTTCCCTCGCTTATTTAATCGATTAACCGCTAGAACCAATTATAGATAA
- a CDS encoding DUF962 domain-containing protein — MKTLQQQLGTYGLYHRSKRNVLTHFFGIPLIVFAVLCLLARIQIPIGSLIIDGAQLFVFASVVYYLMLSVSLGLIMGVLFTLLLLAAQPIAAMAFWPWLSIGAGVFVFGWVLQFIGHYYEGKKPAFVDDLIGLIIGPLYVTVELLFLMGFYKTLEDEVNAIAGPTKA, encoded by the coding sequence ATGAAAACCCTACAGCAACAGCTTGGTACATATGGTTTGTACCATCGCTCTAAGCGCAATGTTTTAACTCATTTTTTTGGTATTCCACTTATTGTATTTGCCGTGCTGTGCTTGTTAGCACGTATTCAAATACCCATTGGCAGCTTAATTATTGATGGTGCGCAGCTTTTTGTTTTTGCAAGCGTGGTGTATTACTTAATGCTGAGCGTGTCGCTTGGTTTAATAATGGGCGTACTGTTTACATTATTACTTTTAGCAGCGCAGCCAATCGCAGCTATGGCTTTTTGGCCTTGGTTAAGTATTGGCGCTGGCGTATTTGTATTTGGTTGGGTACTGCAGTTTATTGGCCATTACTATGAAGGTAAAAAGCCCGCGTTTGTAGATGATTTAATTGGTTTAATTATTGGCCCTTTATATGTAACCGTTGAGCTTTTATTTTTAATGGGTTTTTATAAAACCTTAGAAGATGAAGTTAACGCCATAGCTGGCCCAACTAAAGCATAA
- a CDS encoding Crp/Fnr family transcriptional regulator — protein sequence MKELSKAHINIIEQGQWFSGRDAHLKQFLLSHAKCLSLSAHQSLFLRGDKHDGIYAVLSGVVRISGVSNNGKEAVLSFVDASLWFGEVTLFDRGMRTHDVYAQTDVTLCFIGQRALEQLLNQYPHYWQDFGLLLAQKLRVMFTSMEDHALLSAEQRVAKRLLILCAHLANSNGHTFTLSQQQLADMTYLTRQTANQILKKLAKQQLIEIGYNKVTILNQSALEQLCNQ from the coding sequence ATGAAAGAACTTAGTAAAGCTCACATTAATATTATTGAACAAGGGCAGTGGTTTTCTGGTCGAGATGCACACTTAAAGCAGTTTTTACTAAGCCACGCAAAATGTTTAAGCCTTAGCGCGCACCAATCGCTTTTTTTACGCGGAGATAAACACGATGGTATTTATGCTGTATTAAGTGGTGTGGTGCGTATTAGTGGGGTAAGTAATAATGGTAAAGAAGCTGTTTTAAGCTTTGTTGACGCCTCGTTGTGGTTCGGCGAAGTTACTTTATTTGACCGCGGAATGCGCACGCACGATGTATATGCGCAAACCGATGTGACACTGTGTTTTATTGGGCAACGCGCACTTGAGCAATTGTTAAACCAGTACCCTCATTACTGGCAAGATTTTGGGCTACTCCTTGCTCAAAAATTACGCGTTATGTTTACTAGCATGGAAGATCACGCACTATTAAGCGCTGAGCAGCGCGTTGCAAAACGCTTACTCATATTGTGTGCACACTTAGCAAATAGTAATGGCCATACGTTTACTTTGTCGCAGCAACAATTGGCTGATATGACATACCTGACACGGCAAACCGCCAACCAAATCCTCAAAAAATTAGCAAAGCAACAACTTATCGAAATTGGCTATAACAAAGTAACCATTTTAAACCAATCTGCTTTAGAGCAACTTTGTAATCAGTAA
- a CDS encoding pilus assembly protein — MKLTFNRIVASFFAASISLSVTAEDIELYVNHNVETDENPRVVIIFDTSGSMGSKLPNNGPKKIDAAKDAMTQLVNDNSAIDFGLMRFNGNNGGYIMAGLGSSHDTILGQIDKLPASGNTPVTETLWEAYLYMTGQTVWYGQNTILRDFSVETNDNPLTPPDYISPFKQAYGSAERCDNSINLILMTDGDPTQDNNRNDDIKDLYKQKFGYNPSKTSSSYLAALAQIIHGTEDVEIDLYEDTPEVADTGRVFTIGFGSGMSSKGKTLLEKTAELGGGEYLHADTSAELSEALNNTISRIREVNDSFSSPTVASNNVDQTRSRDAIYFAMFYPETGARWGGNLKKLAMSGSTIVDSTGREAIGDDGLIKEDARTFWLPSNKPADGNLVAQGGVNYLLSSLDSQSRKLYIDSGGKIVDFTFDRVKEILNIVSDAIGGIIPGTDIAISSTDISWARGMDVDNEDGDASSVDQRANIFGDPLHSKPVSIDYGDGNIRILVGTNAGFLHMFNDKGDSIEEEWAFMPAELLKNIPSLRTNQANTKVYGMDGPISVFFNNKSLNSDGLNDGVIDASKGDEVWAFAGMRRGGKNYYALDISSPDKPKQLWSKPIVGGSDGFEYLAQTWSKPQIAYIKAFGDEPLLVFGGGYDTNKDNAIRSEDETGTGIYIVKAKTGERVWALTPEDNNFKGKHSIAADIATLDSDYDGYIDRLYATDTGGNIWRVDMPGADKNSFSHYKLAELGSSLATQDRRFFYKPLVARTMFSKVSKTSYGGEEITTRLDTPYDAIVIGSGNRSNPLATNEQDHLYMIRDEHTVTQTFDSQNTPDPIVPSDLMLMNDDPFGNALDNVDEFVELEADLAGFKGWRYELSNGEKSLAAATVVGGVAYYTSFTPALESDKNQCSLTGGGGAMYAFHLHYGTKVYDQLKFTTSYDVPDTAQLYFGEGESCIDANNNGLCDVPTPDDGTPGDGYEYEETIPVSQVSQFYLIGPSLTGEGAVNPIKPPEINGPGLTVVDGKVKLVNDSDTLGFGFKTQQTYIYKREENDSSSD, encoded by the coding sequence ATGAAACTTACCTTCAATCGCATTGTTGCATCTTTTTTTGCTGCATCTATTAGCCTTTCTGTAACCGCCGAAGATATAGAGTTATACGTAAATCACAATGTAGAAACCGATGAAAACCCCCGTGTCGTAATTATTTTTGATACCTCCGGAAGTATGGGAAGTAAGCTTCCTAATAATGGGCCTAAAAAAATAGATGCAGCTAAAGATGCTATGACCCAACTGGTTAACGATAATAGCGCCATAGACTTTGGTTTAATGCGCTTTAATGGTAACAATGGTGGTTATATTATGGCTGGTTTAGGCTCATCACATGACACTATTTTAGGGCAAATTGATAAGCTACCTGCTAGTGGTAATACCCCCGTTACAGAAACCTTATGGGAGGCCTACCTTTATATGACAGGGCAAACCGTTTGGTATGGACAAAATACCATTCTGCGTGACTTCAGTGTAGAGACCAATGACAACCCTTTAACGCCCCCTGATTATATTTCGCCGTTTAAGCAGGCATATGGTTCAGCCGAGCGCTGTGATAATTCTATAAATTTAATATTAATGACCGACGGCGACCCTACTCAAGATAATAACCGTAATGATGATATTAAAGACTTATACAAGCAAAAGTTTGGTTACAACCCAAGTAAAACAAGTAGTAGTTATTTAGCGGCATTAGCACAAATAATTCATGGTACAGAAGATGTTGAAATAGATCTTTACGAAGACACACCAGAGGTGGCAGACACAGGGCGCGTATTTACTATTGGTTTTGGAAGTGGCATGAGTAGCAAAGGTAAAACGCTTCTTGAAAAAACCGCTGAACTTGGGGGAGGCGAGTACCTTCACGCAGATACCTCAGCAGAACTCTCTGAAGCATTAAATAATACTATTTCAAGAATACGCGAAGTAAACGATAGCTTTTCATCGCCTACGGTTGCCAGTAATAACGTTGACCAAACCCGCAGCCGAGACGCAATTTATTTTGCTATGTTTTACCCTGAGACCGGTGCTCGTTGGGGAGGAAATTTAAAAAAACTAGCTATGTCGGGATCTACCATTGTTGACTCTACAGGCCGAGAGGCAATAGGTGATGATGGCTTAATTAAAGAAGATGCTCGCACGTTTTGGCTACCATCAAATAAGCCTGCTGATGGTAATTTAGTGGCGCAAGGGGGAGTAAACTATTTACTTTCAAGCTTAGATTCTCAAAGCCGCAAACTGTATATAGATTCAGGCGGTAAAATTGTTGATTTTACCTTTGATAGAGTTAAAGAAATTTTAAATATAGTGTCAGACGCCATCGGTGGCATTATACCGGGTACTGATATTGCTATCTCGAGCACTGATATTAGCTGGGCAAGAGGCATGGATGTAGATAACGAAGATGGTGATGCCTCATCAGTAGATCAGCGTGCTAATATTTTTGGTGACCCCTTGCATTCTAAGCCGGTATCTATTGACTATGGTGATGGCAACATACGTATTTTAGTGGGCACCAATGCGGGCTTTTTGCATATGTTTAACGATAAAGGTGACAGCATTGAAGAAGAGTGGGCGTTTATGCCAGCTGAACTGCTAAAAAACATACCTTCGCTTCGTACAAATCAGGCCAATACTAAAGTGTATGGCATGGATGGGCCTATTAGTGTGTTTTTTAATAATAAAAGTTTAAACAGTGATGGCTTAAACGACGGAGTAATAGATGCCAGCAAAGGTGATGAAGTATGGGCATTTGCTGGTATGCGCCGCGGGGGTAAAAACTATTACGCCCTTGATATTAGTTCGCCAGATAAACCAAAACAGTTATGGAGTAAACCTATTGTTGGTGGCTCGGATGGGTTTGAATACTTAGCTCAAACCTGGTCAAAACCTCAAATAGCCTATATTAAAGCGTTTGGTGATGAACCTTTACTGGTATTTGGTGGCGGTTACGATACAAACAAAGACAACGCGATTCGTAGCGAAGATGAAACAGGCACGGGAATCTACATTGTTAAAGCTAAAACCGGCGAAAGAGTATGGGCGTTAACGCCCGAAGATAACAATTTTAAAGGTAAGCACAGTATAGCTGCCGATATAGCAACGCTTGACTCAGATTACGATGGTTACATTGACCGCTTATACGCCACCGATACTGGGGGCAATATTTGGCGTGTGGATATGCCAGGCGCTGACAAAAATAGTTTTTCTCATTACAAATTAGCAGAGCTGGGCAGTTCATTAGCAACGCAAGACCGACGCTTTTTTTACAAGCCACTAGTGGCACGTACTATGTTTAGTAAAGTGAGCAAAACGAGCTATGGCGGTGAAGAAATAACCACAAGGTTAGATACGCCTTACGATGCAATCGTGATAGGCAGTGGGAATCGCTCAAATCCGCTTGCAACTAATGAGCAAGATCACCTTTATATGATTCGCGATGAGCATACCGTGACTCAAACTTTCGATTCACAAAATACGCCTGATCCCATAGTGCCAAGTGATTTAATGCTTATGAATGACGACCCATTTGGTAATGCACTAGATAATGTTGATGAGTTTGTCGAACTTGAAGCCGATTTAGCTGGCTTTAAAGGGTGGCGATATGAGTTAAGTAATGGCGAAAAATCATTGGCTGCAGCCACCGTGGTAGGAGGCGTAGCTTATTATACATCGTTTACACCTGCACTAGAGTCTGATAAAAATCAGTGTTCTTTAACAGGGGGCGGAGGTGCAATGTACGCTTTTCATTTGCACTATGGCACAAAAGTGTACGACCAACTTAAATTTACTACCAGCTACGATGTACCTGATACCGCCCAGTTATATTTTGGTGAAGGCGAGTCATGTATAGACGCTAATAATAATGGGTTATGTGACGTTCCAACACCTGATGATGGTACTCCAGGTGATGGCTACGAGTACGAAGAAACGATACCTGTAAGCCAAGTAAGCCAGTTTTATTTAATCGGCCCGAGCCTAACTGGTGAAGGCGCCGTAAACCCAATCAAACCACCTGAAATTAACGGCCCAGGGCTAACTGTTGTCGATGGTAAAGTGAAACTAGTGAATGACAGTGATACATTAGGCTTTGGCTTTAAAACGCAGCAAACCTACATATATAAACGTGAAGAAAACGATTCTTCATCTGATTAA
- a CDS encoding S41 family peptidase codes for MIKKTKNIIFSSSILLLCACGGSSENEGDIISSDPAVCASQTAQNEALWDYLQTDYLWSEQLNTSTNPSTFDSLSDLMTEVKSQVELDKYSYVVTAQEYEDRYLNASYFGYGLANKIESNGLLVKYVFDDGNAAAMGLTRGSLITIMNGVNIEEAITNNTFDYDALLGPKEEGYTVDVTWIDLNGEEQTGTMARATVSTNTILDARILESNTGKVGYLAFNSFIERSAQDLDDAFSLFEQEGVSELVLDLRYNGGGYLNVAKQLASQIAADQVLGKPMYSYEYNQNRKSKSTNFELSSSNPRLNLPRVVVLTTEQTLSASELVINALEPYIDVQVVGASTGGKPVGMDVNELCDHVVFAINFKIANSAGYSDYFDGLPADCYAEDTINSDWGDTKDPLLSEALYLLANNTCSTTQTSQLPKQKSLYNNFGLFDKNTI; via the coding sequence ATGATTAAAAAAACAAAAAATATAATTTTTTCTAGCTCAATTTTATTACTATGTGCATGTGGGGGCTCCTCAGAAAACGAAGGCGATATTATAAGTTCCGACCCTGCAGTATGCGCTAGTCAAACAGCACAAAACGAAGCCCTTTGGGACTACCTTCAAACAGATTACCTTTGGAGTGAGCAGCTAAATACCTCAACAAACCCATCTACATTTGACTCATTAAGCGATTTAATGACCGAAGTTAAATCCCAAGTAGAATTAGATAAATACAGTTATGTAGTCACAGCGCAAGAATATGAAGACCGATACCTTAACGCGAGTTATTTTGGTTATGGTTTAGCAAACAAAATAGAATCTAACGGTCTTCTTGTAAAGTATGTATTTGACGATGGTAACGCAGCAGCTATGGGGTTAACCAGAGGCTCATTAATCACCATAATGAATGGCGTAAATATTGAAGAAGCAATAACCAACAATACGTTTGACTACGATGCCTTATTGGGGCCCAAAGAAGAAGGCTATACAGTAGACGTAACATGGATAGATTTAAACGGTGAAGAACAAACCGGCACTATGGCACGCGCAACGGTTAGCACGAACACTATTCTAGACGCCCGCATATTAGAATCTAATACAGGTAAGGTTGGCTACCTGGCCTTTAATAGCTTTATTGAACGCAGTGCACAAGACTTAGATGACGCATTTTCGTTATTCGAGCAAGAGGGCGTTTCAGAGCTAGTACTTGATTTACGCTATAACGGTGGCGGTTACCTTAATGTAGCTAAACAGCTAGCAAGCCAAATTGCCGCAGATCAAGTGCTAGGTAAACCGATGTATAGTTACGAATATAATCAAAACCGCAAATCGAAAAGCACAAATTTTGAGCTAAGTAGCAGCAACCCTCGCCTGAATTTACCTCGAGTTGTAGTGCTCACCACTGAACAAACATTGTCTGCTAGTGAATTGGTGATAAATGCGCTAGAACCCTACATTGATGTTCAAGTGGTTGGCGCAAGCACAGGAGGAAAACCTGTTGGTATGGATGTTAATGAACTTTGTGACCACGTTGTGTTTGCTATAAACTTTAAGATAGCCAATTCAGCTGGGTATAGTGATTACTTTGATGGTTTACCTGCAGATTGTTACGCCGAAGATACCATTAATTCAGATTGGGGCGATACCAAAGATCCTCTTCTAAGCGAGGCTCTATACTTATTAGCTAATAACACTTGCTCAACAACTCAAACAAGCCAGTTACCTAAACAAAAATCGCTTTATAACAATTTTGGTCTATTCGATAAAAACACGATATAA
- a CDS encoding M23 family metallopeptidase: MKLLKWTLGAVIILLIMGLLIPEKLVIPVQGATSKDWNHNTFWYEPWGRSGVHKGIDIFGAKNTPVVAATSGIVIFSGELNRGGKVVAVLGAKWRVHYFAHLNDYHVNAGDVVSINSQIGLLGDTGNAAGKQPHVHYSILSLMPMPWLFTTQRQGWKKMFFLNPHKKLTAN; this comes from the coding sequence TTGAAACTACTAAAGTGGACTTTGGGCGCAGTTATAATTTTATTAATAATGGGTTTACTCATTCCTGAGAAACTAGTAATTCCTGTGCAAGGCGCTACAAGTAAGGATTGGAACCACAATACGTTTTGGTATGAGCCGTGGGGGCGCTCTGGTGTGCATAAAGGAATTGATATTTTTGGCGCTAAAAATACGCCTGTGGTTGCTGCAACAAGCGGTATTGTTATTTTTTCAGGTGAACTAAACCGAGGTGGCAAAGTGGTTGCGGTATTAGGTGCAAAATGGCGAGTGCATTATTTTGCACATTTAAATGACTACCATGTAAATGCAGGGGATGTAGTTAGCATAAACAGCCAAATTGGCTTACTAGGTGATACAGGTAATGCTGCAGGAAAACAACCTCATGTGCATTATTCTATATTATCGCTTATGCCTATGCCGTGGCTTTTTACAACACAAAGGCAAGGGTGGAAAAAGATGTTTTTTTTAAACCCACATAAAAAGTTGACTGCTAACTAA